TCCCGAAATAGAAACAGTCAGCTCCTCCCAGTCTATCATCGGCCTTCTTTAAAGCGCTGCCGTTCTTCCAgccaccttctcctcttttctcccccgCTGATTCCGTGGTGATGATGGCGCTCTATGTCCTCCAAGGTTTCTGCCCACAAGGATTGCAATTTCCGACATTGATTGTGTATGCGCtacctactatataaatacttGTCAACTCATGCGCTCGATTGGGCTGGTCCCTAAGCTAAGCGCGCTCATTTCGATCTAATTATAGCCTACTGTCTATACGCGCTCAATTCGAaatctttgcttttgccttTGCCCGTACCTATGACACCCAACTATCTACTCAGCACGCACCGATCCTCCTTATCATATTGCGCCATTGTTTACGGGAGCGAGTATTAGCTTGTTGACTCACAATGGAAAGCTCGTTTCCAAATGTCATGAACCCATCGGAGAGGAGCGACATAGGGGCGCCGCCGATGGTTGTTCAACAGTATGCAAGGTATCCACCTACGTTGGAACCTGGATTACAGAGCGCTTCCTCTCTAGGCAGTGCTCGCAGCCGAATGGCGGCCTCCAAATCTCCCCCACTTCATCGCAAAGCAACTCCGCGCAGTATACAATCCTCGCCGACAGTTCCGCGACCGGCCATTCCCCCATCATCTGCTGCACGCTCGGGGCCATCGATGTCCCCTCCAGTGTACGATCCTCTCCGCCAAAGACAACCGCCTAGAGAGTCCTTAGACCAAGCAGAGTCCCGATCGCTGCCATCCCGTGACATTACAGATGAAACCATTGATGACGCTTACGTGatgtttattttctattgTAATCCAAATGTGCCTCTGTCTGTAGACACTAGCGAGTTGCGAAAGACTTTCCGGTGCCCCCCACGGAGTGACGGTAAAAGCTTCAGTATCTTCACGCTCTGGGAACTCATTCGGAAACTAGACAGCAAAGAATTGAAAACGTGGATATCTTTGGCGACCGAGTTGGGAGTGGAACCGCCTGATTTGGAGCAGGGGCAAAGCACGCAAAAGGTCCAGCAATATGCTGTTCGCCTAAAGGTCGGTCCTGGGTTTTATTCTGTTATGGGATCCTTACTGAATTATCATAGCGCTGGATGCGAGCGATGcatgttgatgctttctttgAATATTGCCTCggacatcctcatccttaTTATACTCAGCTTCCTGCCAATAATGCAGTGGTCAGCGAGAGTCGCGACGGAGTGCCTTTAGAAGAGGACCTCGCTTTACGAGCCCTCGTCCCTCAGTGGAAACCCAAGCGAGGTAGAAAGCGAgcggaagagagggagagtATAAATGATAGATTATCCAAACGGCCGCAGCTCGATACCTCTGTGGGCATCTTACACACGAGTACATTCCCAGCTCACTCGGCCACTTTTCCTCAAAGTGCAATTCCATTCAGCGCCTTCCCTGATGAGATCGAGCCTAATGATCCATGGATAGCAGCCACGTCCTCATTTGGAGCGAATGGCCCGTCAGGGAACCCGGTTCCTCAACAAGGCCAGGACCTTCGGTGGAGATCAGTTGAGCGAGAGGCTTCACCTTCAAGTTACCCGCACTCTGCAATTCTTCCTAGGGGCCACCATCCATCCGACGTATTTCTTCCTCCTACGGAGCCTCGGTCAGCGGTTACGCCGTCGTCCGAGAAGTCGCGCCCTAAACGGCGTCATGGACCAGCTGTTTCATCTGCCTGGCCGACCAACAATGGATCGTCTACTGGGAAAACTCGGGGACGACCTCCCGGTCGCGGGACAACATCCGgtcccttttcctcttttccagTGAACCCTAGTCGCTCCGAACCATCCCATTTGCACAGCTCCAACGCAAGACCTCCTTCCATTATCCTAGACCAAGATCCTTCCGGCCGCTATTCCAACGCTCAATACCAGCAATCTCCTACGCCATTTCCTGGCGGTAATAGACCAAACAAACTCCAGCTGCAAGTCCCTCAGCACCCAGGCGCGCCAGTCCGTCTCGCGACACCGCCAACACTAATGGTGAACGGCGTCAACAATGCGTCTTTTAAAGTTGAGGGACAGCAGCGTAACAGcacttcagctcctccacaCGACACTACTGGCGCAGCAACAAACGCTCCAACTGGTGCACATCGCAGTACTAACCCGAATGCAGACATTTCGTCTGATGAGCTTGTTCGTGTGCTCTCCAGTGATTTGCTGCACGGAAGAGTAACTGGTCGCCCCACTCCTTTAAGTGTTGAAGAGGCCCGAACACTCTCTTTGTCCATGGTCGCTAATTTGACTGCTTCGTATTCTCAACTGCCTTTGGGGATGCCAGTTCTTTTGTCAGCTCTGCATCTCGGGCTGGGGCAGCATTTTGGCTACCCTGGCGTAACAGAGAGTGCGATGACGATAGATATTAAAGCGCCGACTGCGCCTTCCGTCGATGCATCAGTGGCACCTAGCACTGAGGAACGCTCGTCAAATTTCACATATACTATCTTTCAGGAATATAAGCATGGGCTGCATTTCTCGACGAAGGTCACTTACGGTGGTTTCACTATCAACAAGCTGGAAGCCAACAAAACTGGCAATGCGCCCGGAGTGACAGAGGACCTGGACAATAGTTTGGCGGATGTGAATAGCTCGACAGATGGCGAATTCGAAGTGGATGGTGCAGAGAATGCTGTTCCTGAGATGACCTGGAAACAACGGTACATAAAGCTTCGCTCCCAGATGCAGAAAAAGGAGCGTGCCTTGTCCCAGTACAAGCGCAAGATTCTGGAGTCTGTGATGGCAGACATCTAAGCCATTGCTACAGTTGTAGATTTCAGTGCGCAGGAAGACTGACTACCAACTGCACTGTTGTTTTGCGCATGTTATCTCATTTACTTGCTTCATAGCAAGCTTCGTTCTTTAAAGATGTATCTAGACATGATCTTCCATCTGTATTCCTGGAAGCATTCTGTTCTGTGTTTAGTTTAGGTTTTCTACAGATACCCCCTGAGCGGCCTCGTTTGTTGTCTGAATTAAAGCATGTTATAGAGCAACACCTAAGGCGGGACTGAGTGCTCTTTGCACATACTTCCATACACGCTCCTTACGTGAAGTGTCCATGTGCGCTCTGTACTTCGGAGATTCGTAATTAGATAGGAGAACCCCTTCGTCATGCCAAAGCAAACACCCAATCTTCAAAACTTTGGGAAGCATATGAACCCGTCTCCGACtgcagagagaaaaagacacAGAAAACCCCTAGCTTGAACACACCCAATCGCCAAGCCAACAAGACattttcaatcttcttcctccacctaGAGAGACTTTCAAGCATCCTCATCAGAATCCTCCCCCTCAGCCTGCACATATCCATCCCCACCGTCAGTCAGCAATGCAGAATTGATCAAATAAAGCATCATCACTAACCCCAAGCACAGCCTCATCGATCTCAGTATCCTCTCCAGAGGAATGCTCTTCAACCTTTGCCAAGTCAGTCCTTTGCTTAACCAATACTTCCGCGAGGGCAACGGCAAACACCTTCATcgctttccccttcttgGCAGCGGCCTTCTTTGACGCAGCTGTCTTCGGTGCCGTCTTGCGCTTTGCGACCGATGACTTGGTAGGAGTCTTCTTTGGGCTTGGGACTGGGCTGTCGGCTGAGGATCCAGCGCCAGGGGCGTTGTTGCGACCTTTTGAGAGTCGCTCGTAGCGTTTCGCGCTGGGTAACCACTCAGGCCTGTTTTGGACAAGAAAAATAGGAGAACGGATGGAAGGACTTACGCAGCTCCTCTGGAGACGATGCTGCATTCTTTCGCAACTTCTCCGAAATCAACCTGTGAGTGATGCAAAATGACGTTGTAATCAGTTCTGAATGCTCAAGTGGAGGTTTGGACGGAATGTGTCGGCTGTCCAAACAGTGTCTGCGTGTGAGCCCTCTTACCTTGCCGCTGTTTGCGTGACGGACGCAGCTAAGGAGGAATTCAATCTGCTCGGAGTCGGTGATTGGAGCCATGTTGAGTGGTTTTTCGAGTTTGATGTGGTCTTTCCAAGGAGATCTTCAGCTAGAAGCACTCTCTGAGAGTACGTATCAGTAAGCTTGTAGGAGATGTTTGAGTGGACAGAAGGGGGAAActggaagggaagagattcgaaggagaatggagagagaaataacACTGGGGTTGCTTAGACAAAAGACAGGTAGATGCAATGACATGCGCTGAGCAGTGAATGAATACAGTAGAGTGAGGATGCGTACGTTGATTTGCCGACTCTTCTTGTCTAGATGTGCTTCACTTTCCAGACTCGCTGTTGAGCCACACAAAAGTTGAATAAAAGGTGGTTCTTCTGATCTACTTATTCTATATTCAGATGCTACTAAATGACTTACGGATGCTATTTTCACTGCGGCATCATTTTAGCTGGGCCTCATGTAGTTTCAAGATTCAACCAGCGGCTCTTGTTCTCAATATGTAACAAATCATAAGCAGGACCCCGCCAACCATCTGAAACCCTTCGAAGTAGAGGATAAAATCAAGGCGACGCAGCGTCGACTAAGAAATGTTTGTCGTAGGCACCGTATATTGAACGATGTCAGACTCACGAATGCCCAGTAGATTCAAAATACCCATCTACGCCATTTCGAAGCCCTCGCTGTCCTCATACTTCACCATAGCGTCATTGACCGCGTCAAGAAGATTAACGTCAATGCTCTCATCCTTAACATTCTCAGTCTTAATCTTCGGCTCCAAAGTTGGCTTAGGATGCTTGTCTCCCTTAGTGGGTCCAAGATCAGTAGCCGGGATAGGAGCCGAAGTCACTTTGGCTCCCTTCCTGACCCCCTTTTTAGGAGTTGACTTGACCTTGGGAACCTCAACCGC
This Aspergillus flavus chromosome 1, complete sequence DNA region includes the following protein-coding sequences:
- a CDS encoding putative ARS binding protein Abp2, with product MESSFPNVMNPSERSDIGAPPMVVQQYARYPPTLEPGLQSASSLGSARSRMAASKSPPLHRKATPRSIQSSPTVPRPAIPPSSAARSGPSMSPPVYDPLRQRQPPRESLDQAESRSLPSRDITDETIDDAYVMFIFYCNPNVPLSVDTSELRKTFRCPPRSDGKSFSIFTLWELIRKLDSKELKTWISLATELGVEPPDLEQGQSTQKVQQYAVRLKRWMRAMHVDAFFEYCLGHPHPYYTQLPANNAVVSESRDGVPLEEDLALRALVPQWKPKRGRKRAEERESINDRLSKRPQLDTSVGILHTSTFPAHSATFPQSAIPFSAFPDEIEPNDPWIAATSSFGANGPSGNPVPQQGQDLRWRSVEREASPSSYPHSAILPRGHHPSDVFLPPTEPRSAVTPSSEKSRPKRRHGPAVSSAWPTNNGSSTGKTRGRPPGRGTTSGPFSSFPVNPSRSEPSHLHSSNARPPSIILDQDPSGRYSNAQYQQSPTPFPGGNRPNKLQLQVPQHPGAPVRLATPPTLMVNGVNNASFKVEGQQRNSTSAPPHDTTGAATNAPTGAHRSTNPNADISSDELVRVLSSDLLHGRVTGRPTPLSVEEARTLSLSMVANLTASYSQLPLGMPVLLSALHLGLGQHFGYPGVTESAMTIDIKAPTAPSVDASVAPSTEERSSNFTYTIFQEYKHGLHFSTKVTYGGFTINKLEANKTGNAPGVTEDLDNSLADVNSSTDGEFEVDGAENAVPEMTWKQRYIKLRSQMQKKERALSQYKRKILESVMADI